In the genome of Bradyrhizobium sp. CIAT3101, one region contains:
- a CDS encoding aspartyl/asparaginyl beta-hydroxylase domain-containing protein → MLKQLFAPQLVILYVLAASTIYVHFRGKQRLRFARQLGDHSTYLAPYNVLMYAGSAVPNKPVISVEQFPELKPLSENWETIRDEAVRLFDEGFIRAAAKNNDWGFYSFFKSGWKRFYLKWYDDFLPSANTLCPKTVELLKSIPSVHGAMFAMLPPGGKLGAHRDPFAGSLRYHLGLVTPNSNKCRILVDGVECVWRDGEAFMFDETFIHSAENQTDVNRIILFCDVERPMKFGFMTAINRWVSHHIVKASATQNVEGESVGVLNKVFGKLYEIHLGSRKVKEWNRNVYYTLKYSVTALILGLIVYSALT, encoded by the coding sequence ATGCTGAAACAGCTTTTTGCGCCGCAGCTTGTCATTTTGTATGTGCTGGCGGCATCGACGATTTACGTTCACTTTCGGGGCAAGCAGCGGTTGCGCTTCGCGCGCCAGCTCGGCGATCACTCGACCTATCTCGCACCTTATAACGTGCTGATGTATGCGGGCTCGGCCGTGCCGAACAAGCCTGTCATCTCGGTCGAGCAGTTTCCCGAGTTGAAGCCGCTCAGCGAGAACTGGGAGACCATCCGCGACGAGGCCGTCCGCCTGTTCGACGAAGGCTTTATCCGCGCGGCAGCGAAGAACAACGACTGGGGTTTCTACTCATTCTTCAAGAGCGGCTGGAAACGCTTTTACCTGAAATGGTACGACGACTTCCTGCCCTCGGCGAACACGCTGTGCCCGAAGACGGTGGAGCTGCTCAAGTCGATCCCGAGCGTGCACGGCGCCATGTTCGCGATGCTGCCTCCGGGCGGCAAGCTCGGCGCTCATCGCGATCCCTTTGCCGGATCGCTGCGCTATCACCTCGGCCTCGTCACGCCGAACTCGAACAAGTGCCGCATCCTCGTTGACGGCGTCGAATGCGTCTGGCGCGACGGCGAGGCCTTCATGTTCGACGAGACCTTCATCCACAGCGCCGAGAACCAGACTGACGTCAATCGCATCATCCTGTTCTGCGATGTCGAGCGTCCGATGAAGTTCGGCTTCATGACCGCGATCAACCGCTGGGTCAGCCATCACATCGTCAAGGCGTCGGCGACCCAGAACGTCGAAGGCGAGAGCGTCGGCGTGCTCAACAAGGTGTTCGGCAAGCTCTACGAGATCCATCTCGGCAGCCGCAAGGTCAAGGAGTGGAACCGCAACGTCTACTACACGCTGAAGTACTCGGTGACGGCTCTGATCCTCGGCCTGATCGTGTATTCGGCGCTGACGTAG
- a CDS encoding LysR family transcriptional regulator: MDRLDAMKVFVLAVDEGSLAAAGRKLGRSPAAVSRAIAFLEGQVGAELLHRTTRSIKLSEEGERYAAICRRVLTELEEADAIAAGPRAAPRGLLTITAPVVSGEMVLRPILDAFLDAYPTVSAKLLLFDRAVNLIEEGVDIALRIGPLADSAMVALPLGEVRRVVVAAPRYLKQHPRIAEPGDLAKHQIVAMAHLPNSWTFAPSRNSTVPRTVQFTPRLMVNSTYAAVASAVAGRGIARMYSYQVAEQVARGELEVLLASDEDPEMPANLISPQGRLSVPKVRAFADFAVPRLKKHFAQFRKSIGAR, from the coding sequence ATGGATCGTCTGGATGCGATGAAGGTGTTCGTCCTTGCGGTGGACGAGGGCAGCCTGGCCGCCGCAGGCCGCAAGCTCGGTCGCTCGCCGGCCGCGGTGAGCCGCGCCATCGCCTTCCTGGAGGGGCAGGTCGGCGCCGAGCTGCTGCACCGGACCACGCGGTCGATCAAGCTGAGCGAGGAGGGCGAGCGCTATGCCGCTATCTGCCGGCGCGTGCTGACCGAACTCGAAGAGGCCGACGCCATTGCGGCCGGCCCGCGCGCGGCGCCACGGGGTCTGCTGACGATCACGGCGCCAGTGGTGTCAGGCGAGATGGTGTTGCGCCCGATCCTGGATGCGTTTCTGGACGCTTATCCGACCGTTTCGGCAAAGCTGCTGCTGTTCGATCGTGCGGTCAACCTGATCGAGGAGGGGGTCGATATCGCGCTTCGCATCGGTCCGCTTGCGGATTCAGCGATGGTGGCGTTGCCTCTCGGTGAGGTCCGGCGGGTCGTGGTGGCCGCGCCGCGCTATCTGAAGCAGCATCCGCGCATCGCGGAGCCAGGCGACCTCGCCAAACACCAGATCGTGGCGATGGCGCATCTGCCGAATTCATGGACCTTCGCGCCGTCGAGGAATTCAACGGTGCCGCGGACGGTTCAGTTCACGCCGCGCCTGATGGTCAACAGCACCTATGCGGCGGTCGCCTCCGCGGTGGCCGGGCGCGGCATCGCGCGGATGTATTCCTATCAAGTTGCCGAGCAGGTCGCGCGCGGCGAACTCGAGGTCCTGCTTGCGAGCGACGAGGATCCGGAGATGCCGGCGAACCTGATCTCGCCGCAGGGCCGGCTCTCGGTGCCGAAGGTGCGTGCCTTCGCCGATTTTGCCGTGCCCCGTCTGAAGAAGCACTTTGCACAGTTCAGGAAGAGCATTGGCGCTCGCTGA
- a CDS encoding molybdenum storage protein subunit alpha, whose translation MADTNQIKHVASPLARQTLLDSDLTRPVAGNRPIKLLPWLQVIKIGGRIMDRGAEAILPLVDELRALLPEHRLLILTGAGIRARHLYSVGLDLGLPAGSLAPLAASEAGQNGHILASLLAPEGVSYVEHGTIASQLAIHLQAARAVVGSAFPPYHHHEFPTARIPLHRADTGAFLLADALGAAGLTIVEDVDGVYTTDPNGADGKKAELLKETSFAELAKLKGTLPFDPALLEVMANARHIARVQVVNGLVPGRIGAALRGQHVGTIIQTGAKPA comes from the coding sequence ATGGCTGACACCAACCAGATCAAGCACGTCGCCTCGCCGCTCGCGCGCCAGACCCTTCTGGACAGCGATCTCACCCGCCCCGTCGCCGGCAATCGCCCGATCAAGCTGCTGCCCTGGCTGCAGGTCATCAAGATCGGCGGCCGCATCATGGATCGTGGCGCTGAGGCCATCCTGCCGCTCGTCGACGAACTGCGCGCGCTGCTGCCCGAGCATCGCCTGCTGATCCTGACCGGCGCCGGCATCCGTGCCCGCCATCTCTACAGCGTCGGTCTCGACCTCGGCCTGCCGGCCGGCTCGCTCGCGCCGCTCGCCGCCAGCGAGGCGGGTCAGAACGGCCACATCCTGGCGAGCCTGCTCGCGCCCGAGGGCGTCTCCTATGTCGAGCACGGCACCATCGCGAGCCAGCTCGCGATTCATCTTCAAGCGGCGCGCGCGGTCGTCGGCAGCGCGTTCCCGCCCTACCACCATCACGAGTTCCCGACCGCGCGCATCCCGCTGCATCGCGCTGATACCGGCGCCTTCCTGCTCGCCGACGCGCTTGGTGCCGCGGGTTTGACGATCGTCGAGGATGTCGATGGCGTCTACACCACCGATCCCAATGGCGCAGACGGCAAGAAGGCCGAGCTCTTGAAAGAAACGAGCTTCGCCGAACTTGCGAAGCTCAAGGGCACGCTGCCGTTCGATCCCGCGCTGCTCGAGGTGATGGCGAATGCACGCCACATCGCGCGCGTGCAGGTGGTGAACGGCCTCGTGCCGGGCCGGATCGGCGCGGCCCTGCGCGGACAGCATGTGGGGACAATCATTCAGACGGGTGCCAAGCCGGCGTAG